From the genome of Cryptococcus neoformans var. neoformans B-3501A chromosome 1, whole genome shotgun sequence, one region includes:
- a CDS encoding hypothetical protein (Similar to gi|46193755|emb|CAG25549.1| subtilisin-like protease [Pleurotus ostreatus], FASTA scores: opt: 1410, E(): 4.5e-77, (35.759% identity (67.616% similar) in 948 aa overlap (10-943:4-885)); HMMPfam hit to PA, PA domain, score: 44.4, E(): 3.1e-10; HMMPfam hit to Peptidase_S8, Subtilase family, score: 115.3, E(): 1.4e-31): protein MVAFHASSALLSFALLAPGFANAFNLDDIKRGSDSVLPGRYIVEFDSDAHFTSAGLKRAATPHEYFYKELDARSSSYTVHQEYDCDLFYGASLSISSDADLESLLDIAGVIDLRAVHLLTLPAEPLSKENTQWSASSHSSSSSSASATASAASTSAPFSNLPQIQADVVQASGNKGKGIKIGIIDGGVDYTREPLGGCFGPGCKIAGGYDFVGDDYDGTNDPVPDNDPYDNCYSHGTFISGIIGANENVYGAVGVAPESSLYVYRVFGCNGAASDDIVLAAMQKAYDDDMDVINLSLGEPSGWTESTLSVFASRLVARGTVLTISAGNQGQVGGFYSYSPSAGKGVINVGSSDSSIYPAHLATVSTGYGPIAYYNYKAYSDKTLPLYTFDSDIYGCTLPDDVPDLSPYLVVVRRGGCSLSEKAQNVYNAGGTAIFVVNDETSLPIYQNFPLIDFALISYDDGNYLLNQLNSSANTTVSFSFNPIALPNIWTANTTSYFSEIGPTNDLYFAPSVVAPGTNVVGVTPTAFYNWTIADGTSYSSAYAAGAAALYLAAKGTNNVSPSDVLSAFEVTAQQLPVSVSDSSLVSVAVQGAGRVQLSDAIYAVADISPSEITLNDTANFDKLHVLTIKNPGKKWVTYKLSHEPAGTALAFQSGLNQSNDQPLPQVSNAASVNIFPSSLTLWPGQSLLTTVKFTAPTGLDAQTFPIYSGFIKITGDGSSVKVPYMGVAANMKDMPVLDPTDWYLGMNSPAIVDVDGNVQQGPATYTFSNVSYPSVLYRLAGGTPLLVIDLIDANANLTFTPDYTTRKRSPTFEQETENDERRRSLSARRLKSTGASFAATTKSKGLHSLWCHLTHYKASGCSKTGSTFQQVSIIGNLYVGEYLPRSTDNVDGQGGDYSTFELSSATFSNGTTIPNGDYKFLMRALHITGDNTNESDYESWVSQSFTVAQ, encoded by the exons ATGGTCGCCTTCCACGCGTCCTCCGCGctcctctcctttgcccttcttgcGCCTGGCTTTGCCAACGCCTTCAATCTTGATGATATCAAAAGGGGTTCCGA TTCCGTCTTACCGGGGAGGTACATTGTCGAATTCGATAGCGATGCTCACTTCACCTCTGCCGGTCTAAAGAGAGCCGCTACA CCCCATGAATACTTCTATAAAGAACTTGATGCTCGCTCGTCCTCTTATACTGTCCACCAGGAATACGATTGTGACTTGTTCTACGGCGCGTCtctctccatttcctctgATGCT GATCTTGAGAGCCTGCTCGACATCGCTGGTGTCATCGATCTCCGGGCTGTTCATTTACTCACCTTGCCCGCCGAGCCCCTTTCCAAGGAAAACACCCAATGGTCCGCCAGTTCTCACTCTTCGTCATCCAGCTCTGCATCTGCCACTGCTTCAGCTGCTTCCACTTCGGCACCGTTCTCCAACCTCCCCCAGATCCAGGCTGACGTTGTCCAAGCCTCTGGGaacaagggaaaaggaatcAAAATCGGTATCATTGACGGTGGTGTGGACTATACACGAGAACCTCTTGGTGGCTGTTTCGGGCCCGGCTGCAAGATTGCGGGAGGTTATGACTTTGTCGGTGATGATTACGATGGAACTAATGATCCTGTGCCGGACAACGATCCTTATGACAACTGTTATTCCCACGGCACTTTTATCTCTGGCATCATTGGTGCCAACGAGAATGTCTACGGAGCCGTAGGTGTCGCCCCCGAGTCGAGCTTGTATGTCTACAGGGTGTTTGGTTGCAACGGCGCGGCTTCGGATGACATTGTCCTTGCGGCGATGCAAAAAGCGTATGACGACGACATGGATGTCATCAACCTCTCTCTTG GTGAACCCTCTGGATGGACCGAGAGTACACTTAGCGTCTTTGCCTCCCGACTTGTTGCCAGAGGCACAGTTCTCACCATCTCTGCTGGCAATCAGGGGCAAGTCGGTGGCTTTTACTCTTACTCTCCTTCCGCGGGTAAGGGAGTCATCAACGTTGGCTCCAGTGACAGCTCTATCTATCCTGCTCATCTGGCCACTGTTTCCACCGGTTACGGCCCCATTGCCTACTACAACTACAAAGCGTACAGCGACAAGACGTTGCCCCTCTACACTTTTGACTCGGACATCTATGGATGTACCTTGCCTGACGATGTTCCCGACTTGTCACCTTacctcgtcgtcgtccGTCGAGGTGGATGTTCCTTGTCTGAAAAGGCTCAAAACGTCTACAACGCCGGTGGAACTgccatcttcgtcgtcaaTGACGAGacttcccttcccatctATCAAAATTTCCCTCTTATAGACTTTGCCCTCATTAGCTACGATGACGGCAACTATCTCCTCAATCAGCTCAACTCATCCGCCAACACCACcgtctctttttctttcaacCCTATCGCCCTGCCCAACATATGGACAGCCAATACCACGTCTTACTTTTCAGAAATTGGTCCCACCAACGATTTGTACTTTGCTCCATCTGTTGTCGCCCCTGGTACCAACGTTGTCGGTGTCACGCCTACGGCTTTTTACAACTGGACTATCGCGGATGGCACTTCCTATTCTTCTGCCTATGCTGCTGGAGCTGCCGCTCTCTACCTCGCCGCCAAAGGTACAAACAATGTCAGCCCGAGCGACGTCTTGTCTGCGTTCGAAGTCACTGCTCAGCAACTTCCCGTCTCCGTCTCTGATAGCTCTCTTGTGAGCGTCGCTGTCCAGGGTGCAGGCAGAGTGCAGCTCAGCGACGCTATCTATGCCGTCGCCGACATTTCTCCTTCCGAAATTACATTGAACGACACGGCCAACTTTGATAAATTGCATGTGCTGACAATCAAGAACCCTGGTAAGAAGTGGGTAACGTACAAACTGTCTCACGAGCCTGCCGGTACCGCTTTGGCTTTCCAATCCGGGCTTAATCAGTCGAACGACCAGCCTTTGCCCCAAGTATCCAACGCAGCATCCGTCAacatcttcccttcctcactcACCCTCTGGCCTGGTCAGTCTCTCCTCACGACCGTCAAGTTCACCGCTCCTACTGGTCTTGACGCTCAGACCTTCCCCATCTATTCTGGATTCATCAAGATCACCGGCGATGGCAGCAGTGTCAAGGTCCCTTACATGGGTGTCGCGGCCAACATGAAAGACATGCCCGTCCTCGACCCTACGGATTGGTATCTCGGCATGAACTCGCCTGCTATCGTCGATGTGGATGGCAACGTCCAACAAGGCCCGGCAACATATACGTTTAGCAACGTGAGCTACCCCTCGGTGCTTTACCGTCTTGCCGGAGGAACACCTTTGCTCGTGATTGACTTGATTGACGCAAATGCCAACCTTACTTTTACTCCCGATTACACCACTCGAAAGCGTTCCCCGACTTTTGAACAGGAAACGGAGAACGACGAGCGCCGCCGCTCACTTTCCGCTCGACGCCTTAAATCTACCGGCGCATCCTTTGCTGCTACCACGAAGAGCAAGGGTCTCCACTCTCTTTGGTGTCACTTGACACACTATAAAGCTTCCGGGTGCTCAAAGACTGGCAGCACGTTCCAGCAGGTATCTATCATTGGGAACTTGTATGTGGGCGAGTACTTGCCGAGGAGCACGGATAACGTTGATGGCCAAGGAGGGGATTACTCGACCTTTGAATTGAGTTCAGCGACATTCTCGAATGGGACGACTATTCCCAATGGAGATTACAAAT TCCTTATGAGGGCGTTGCACATCACGGGGGATAACACGAACGAATCAGATTATGAATCTT GGGTTTCTCAATCATTCACCGTTGCCCAATAA
- a CDS encoding hypothetical protein (HMMPfam hit to FF, FF domain, score: 61.6, E(): 2.1e-15; HMMPfam hit to WW, WW domain, score: 57.0, E(): 5.2e-14): MSGDPPGPPPGRPPVANVPYIPQPGAPAAPSFRPPAAPGFGFPPGPSPGMPFSVGGFPHPLLPPGWSEHRAPDGITPYYYNAQTRESTYIRPTFPPFPLGTTPPTGSPVHGAVTPGGTGAGEEKTKKKKKEKPKDKVPIPGTGWMRITATEGNVFYFEKENKRSEWTVPDEIKEAVTQLEEEERKKKKEKDKVEQERLEQKRIEKLKELERIRAEIDAERRKKEEAEKERKRKQREGGEDDAPEEKKAKVGDQEQEGEDVVGPEGEEDEEAWMKAVAAEFAEKDVQTKKDLEEQDEKTKKEEAEAAKKAFAVPEKVNFSVEEGRALFKALLIEKDISPFAPWDQSLPLFINDPRYVLLSSTKDRREVYEEYCREVGRAKRLKKGSSAEEKKAEPEKEYQALLDKEVTSTRTRWDDFRKKWKKDRRFYAFGRDDHQREKVFKQHLRDLGERKRAAAQKAEEDFNSSL; this comes from the exons ATGTCCGGTGATCCTCCTGGACCTCCTCCGGGAAGACCTCCAGTCGCCAATGTGCCATACATCCCTCAACCAGGTGCACCTGCTGCCCCGTCGTTCCGCCCACCTGCTGCTCCGGGATTCGGCTTTCCTCCAGGTCCATCTCCGGGGATGCCCTTCAGTGTGGGAGGGTTCCCGcatcccctccttccaccTGGATGGTCCGAACATAGAG CCCCGGATGGCATAACGCCTTATTACTATAACGCTCAAACTCGCGAATCGACATACATCCGCCCCActttccctcccttccctctcgGGACCACTCCACCCACTGGGTCTCCAGTTCATGGCGCAGTTACCCCAGGCGGAACGGGAGCTGGTGAggaaaagacgaagaagaagaagaaggaaaagccCAAGGACAAGGTGCCGATCCCCGGTACTGGCTGGATGCGAATCACGGCAACTGAAGGGAATGTGTTTTActttgaaaaggagaacaaAAGATCGGAATGGACTGTTCCAGATGAGATCAAGGAAGCTGTAACTCaactggaggaggaggagaggaagaaaaagaaggaaaaagataaaGTGGAGCAAGAGAGGCTTgagcagaagaggattgAAAAGCTGAAAGAGCTGGAGAGGATCAGGGCGGAGATAGATGctgagaggaggaagaaggaagaggcagaaaaggagagaaagaggaaacaGAGGGAGGgtggcgaagatgatgcaccggaggagaagaaggccaaagTGGGAGaccaagagcaagaaggggaggacGTGGTTGGCCCAGAGGGcgaagaggacgaagaggccTGGATGAAGGCTGTTGCCGCCGAGTTCGCCGAGAAGGATGTTCAAACCAAaaaggatttggaagagcaagatgaaaagactaaaaaagaagaggccGAAGCCGCAAAAAAGGCCTTTGCCGTCCCTGAAAAGGTCAACTTTTCtgtcgaagaaggacgTGCATTGTTCAAGGCTTTGCTCATTGAAAAGGACATCTCGCCGTTTGCCCCCTGGGATCAATCCCTGCCCTTATTCATCAACGATCCGCGCTACGTGCTTCTCTCATCTACGAAAGACCGACGTGAGGTGTATGAAGAGTACTGCCGTGAAGTTGGTCGGGCCAAACGCCTCAAGAAGGGTTCTTCCgcggaagagaagaaggcagagcCAGAGAAGGAATACCAAGCCTTGCTGGATAAGGAAGTGACAAGTACTAGGACGAGATGGGATGACTTtagaaaaaaatggaagaaggataggAGATTTTATGCTTTTGGCAGAGATGATCACCAGAGGGAAAAGGTGTTTAAGCAGCATTTGAGAGATCTTGGGGAGC GTAAACGAGCTGCAGCGCAGAAAGCCGAAGAAGACTTCAACTCTTCTCTGTAA
- a CDS encoding hypothetical protein (HMMPfam hit to FF, FF domain, score: 61.6, E(): 2.1e-15), with amino-acid sequence MKVLTHVSIAPDGITPYYYNAQTRESTYIRPTFPPFPLGTTPPTGSPVHGAVTPGGTGAGEEKTKKKKKEKPKDKVPIPGTGWMRITATEGNVFYFEKENKRSEWTVPDEIKEAVTQLEEEERKKKKEKDKVEQERLEQKRIEKLKELERIRAEIDAERRKKEEAEKERKRKQREGGEDDAPEEKKAKVGDQEQEGEDVVGPEGEEDEEAWMKAVAAEFAEKDVQTKKDLEEQDEKTKKEEAEAAKKAFAVPEKVNFSVEEGRALFKALLIEKDISPFAPWDQSLPLFINDPRYVLLSSTKDRREVYEEYCREVGRAKRLKKGSSAEEKKAEPEKEYQALLDKEVTSTRTRWDDFRKKWKKDRRFYAFGRDDHQREKVFKQHLRDLGERKRAAAQKAEEDFNSSL; translated from the exons ATGAAAGTGCTGACGCATGTAAGCATAGCCCCGGATGGCATAACGCCTTATTACTATAACGCTCAAACTCGCGAATCGACATACATCCGCCCCActttccctcccttccctctcgGGACCACTCCACCCACTGGGTCTCCAGTTCATGGCGCAGTTACCCCAGGCGGAACGGGAGCTGGTGAggaaaagacgaagaagaagaagaaggaaaagccCAAGGACAAGGTGCCGATCCCCGGTACTGGCTGGATGCGAATCACGGCAACTGAAGGGAATGTGTTTTActttgaaaaggagaacaaAAGATCGGAATGGACTGTTCCAGATGAGATCAAGGAAGCTGTAACTCaactggaggaggaggagaggaagaaaaagaaggaaaaagataaaGTGGAGCAAGAGAGGCTTgagcagaagaggattgAAAAGCTGAAAGAGCTGGAGAGGATCAGGGCGGAGATAGATGctgagaggaggaagaaggaagaggcagaaaaggagagaaagaggaaacaGAGGGAGGgtggcgaagatgatgcaccggaggagaagaaggccaaagTGGGAGaccaagagcaagaaggggaggacGTGGTTGGCCCAGAGGGcgaagaggacgaagaggccTGGATGAAGGCTGTTGCCGCCGAGTTCGCCGAGAAGGATGTTCAAACCAAaaaggatttggaagagcaagatgaaaagactaaaaaagaagaggccGAAGCCGCAAAAAAGGCCTTTGCCGTCCCTGAAAAGGTCAACTTTTCtgtcgaagaaggacgTGCATTGTTCAAGGCTTTGCTCATTGAAAAGGACATCTCGCCGTTTGCCCCCTGGGATCAATCCCTGCCCTTATTCATCAACGATCCGCGCTACGTGCTTCTCTCATCTACGAAAGACCGACGTGAGGTGTATGAAGAGTACTGCCGTGAAGTTGGTCGGGCCAAACGCCTCAAGAAGGGTTCTTCCgcggaagagaagaaggcagagcCAGAGAAGGAATACCAAGCCTTGCTGGATAAGGAAGTGACAAGTACTAGGACGAGATGGGATGACTTtagaaaaaaatggaagaaggataggAGATTTTATGCTTTTGGCAGAGATGATCACCAGAGGGAAAAGGTGTTTAAGCAGCATTTGAGAGATCTTGGGGAGC GTAAACGAGCTGCAGCGCAGAAAGCCGAAGAAGACTTCAACTCTTCTCTGTAA
- a CDS encoding hypothetical protein (Similar to gi|32414517|ref|XP_327738.1| hypothetical protein [Neurospora crassa], FASTA scores: opt: 927, E(): 1.2e-53, (44.444% identity (65.972% similar) in 432 aa overlap (14-424:16-420)); HMMPfam hit to Oxidored_FMN, NADH:flavin oxidoreductase / NADH oxidase family, score: 187.2, E(): 3.2e-53), whose translation MSNVFPYPARKVQGYPTFLPEQPQPIGSLLDDNVYKQNKNPPKLFQPITIRGVTFHNRAFVAPMCMYSSDQGRATDHHFVHLGSMALRGWGSIMVEATAVVPEGRISPEDMGLWDDSQIAELQRIVKYIHANKGIIGIQIAHAGRKASTPAPWNEREANEKGHSKGSVVPEENGGWPSKVVAPSEISFLEGDYPDPIEASIEYLESLKKAYADTVERCSKIGFDFIEIHGAHGYFLHEFVDPISNKRTDKYGGSLENRLRLPLEIAEIVRQKWDKPLFYRLSATDWLEESLGKEKNANGEWVWWLTREMMIRGIEQTTAFVGKLAELGVDLVDVSSGGNDLRQKIAPGPSYQLPFAAHLKKTYPDLLIGSVGIITDAEQANDILEQGKADVILIGRQLLRNLDWPLDAAVELGVAVAPAVQYERAWTRMLVKRETHDHTSKKHGVTELQGQEGQETKTPPGEHSSIP comes from the exons ATGTCCAACGTCTTCCCATACCCCGCCAGAAAGGTCCAGGGCTACcccaccttcctcccagAGCAACCACAGCCCATCGGTTCTCTCCTCGATGACAATGTGTACAAGCAGAACAAGAACCCTCCCAAGCTCTTCCAGCCCATCACTATCCGTGGCGTCACCTTCCACAATCGAGCCTTTGTCGCACCCATGTGCATGT ACTCTTCGGATCAAGGACGTGCGACCGACCATCACTTTGTCCATCTCGGTAGCATGGCTTTGCGAGGATGGGGTAGTATCATGGTAGAGGCTACTGCCGTCGTTCCCGAAGGTCGGATCTCTCCTGAAGACATG GGTCTCTGGGATGACTCTCAAATTGCCGAGCTTCAACGTATCGTCAAGTACATCCACGCCAACAAGGGTATTATTGGGATCCAAATTGCTCATGCTGGTCGAAAGGCTTCAACCCCTGCGCCTTGGAATGAAAGGGAGGCGAACGAGAAGGGACATTCCAAGGGCTCTGTAGTCCCGGAAGAGAACGGTGGTTGGCCTAGCAAGG TCGTTGCCCCTTCGGAGATCTCTTTCCTTGAAGGCGATTACCCGGACCCTATTGAGGCTAGCATCGAGTATCTCGAAAGCTTGAAAAAGGCCTACGCCGACACCGTCGAAAGGTGCAGCAAGATTGGTTTCGACTTTATCGAGATTCACGGTGCGCACG GCTACTTCCTTCACGAGTTTGTCGACCCCATCTCCAACAAGCGAACGGACAAGTACGGTGGCTCTCTTGAGAACCGTCTCCGACTGCCCTTGGAGATTGCCGAAATTGTCCGTCAGAAATGGGATAAGCCCCTATTCTACAGGCTTAGTGCTACCGACTGGCTCGAGGAGTCTCTCGGTAAAGAGAAGAACGCTAATGGCGAATGGGTCTGGTG GCTGACAAGAGAAATGATGATCAGGGGTATCGAGCAAACTACCGCTTTTGTTGGAAAGCTTGCTGAGCTTGGTGTTGACCTTGTGGACGTTTCTTCTGGTGGTAACGACCTCCGTCAAAAGATCGCCCCCGGTCCTTCTTACC aaCTCCCATTTGCCGCGCATCTCAAGAAGACGTATCCCGACCTCTTGATCGGTAGTGTGGGTATCATCACCGACGCTGAGCAGGCCAATGATATTTTGGAGCAAGGAAAGGCGGATGTCATCTTAATTGGTAGACAGTTGTTGAGGAATTTGGATTGGCCGCTTGATGCTGCTGTAGAACTTGGTGTGGCTGTTGCGCCAGCTGTCCAGTATGAGCG TGCTTGGACAAGGATGCTCGTCAAGCGCGAAACTCATGACCACACTTCCAAGAAGCACGGTGTCACCGAACTTCAAGGTCAGGAAGGTCAGGAGACCAAGACTCCTCCCGGGGAACACTCTTCTATTCCTTAA
- a CDS encoding hypothetical protein (Match to EST gb|CF189939.1|CF189939; HMMPfam hit to zf-C2H2, Zinc finger, C2H2 type, score: 61.1, E(): 2.9e-15), which yields MADPASPPSFDAIFAQQPVRRSSSTSTSSFANYTYSALQQHQQFNSDAPLVDEPQSLSEQTRKQQRDPSKDSSNKRYLDMMSGLADGYGVINGRRQESLRKESLPFNPQEDSTLIATAPKRGERNGLGRNGYSSPIGDIMFGPEQIIRNQPQRPSQQPSWGEGRISEQSVHYASVQQPQYSSFQSSGPGAGSTGMDYLPPGTASSMNDTMLSNQVSPYLSHDAASEGRPQQQQQQQQGEWGQEFIGVEQQQQYAQGEAQSNGMEDMLTMGDESPFENELQRVISNTSHPSQYPSRTTSPFPQQSQSNTVPTSTGNHVRTESFPASRSPSPFPPQQASQTEAPNHVVSPPSMGQPTYPRASSSPRTNPNSPFFNKPQSPPALIIPNSPVLPSIVTQSTSNNHSKGLNQSHTRHANNGAGGLFPPSNPALEHLTGMAGISPIAPNADGPMICIQPSTPISGLKEGRGLFDAALRRAGGAQRQGPQGQGESQQDQQQDGFNVPPPQSHPLPRTSSSDQINQDVEMQGMDFAAQMQSYEQQGWASDTLRIAGPSRPRAKSDSIIPSPTADSFDRQAFLAFIGAGNAQPPPSNVEMQPGYVDVSEQWRNTVSAWKAGLGGGELSSQPTLDPRLLPGRESNEAVYQQLLMQQQTGQLPRLDPDQLHQLTQIEAQRARFSLNTNVAPPKYEPGEFSPTSMAFYQSMGLYPHATPEMSGTVSAPWSQTAFGQVPGPGLVGHPATAGPAQQHFLTPTLSHATVRRRSFGGGEHPAMGAGTPGYGMEFSSPFMGKSVGQIRGVNMGHRRAARSEDFGRGGTGWGVGAGGSTAEFLQSITGDDGSLLPPSNRGHAMSHSRHSSTSSIRSASPALSISSQGSSFSHHSPRMDMPDSMYPGHPIIAPATPLQVSGLYEEQQAPARVAKMKVTSVATEVASTSRRTNSGIFKCPVPGCGSTFTRHFNLKGHLRSHNDERPFKCLYEGCPKASCLAIVGFARQHDCKRHMLLHEGLRLFECEGCGKKFARLDALTRHHKSEQGQECAITHPLPTNFDGSPMSESQYKTYKGIKSTPEGSGRRQSSTASGSGSGSGKKRSKKSETSEED from the exons TTCAATCCACAAGAAGATTCGACGCTCATCGCGACAGCACCGAAGCGAGGTGAGAGAAACGGATTGGGCCGTAATGGATACTCTTCACCTATAGGCGACATCATGTTTGGGCCAGAACAAATAATTCGTAATCAGCCTCAGCGACCTTCACAACAGCCATCATGGGGAGAAGGCAGGATATCTGAACAATCAGTCCACTATGCCAGCGTTCAACAGCCGCAATATAGTTCTTTCCAGTCCTCTGGACCCGGCGCAGGCTCGACCGGAATGGATTATTTGCCGCCTGGAACAGCAAGTTCAATGAATGACACAATGCTCTCTAATCAAGTTTCTCCGTATCTTAGTCATGACGCTGCAAGTGAGGGCCGgccacaacaacaacagcagcaacagcaaggAGAATGGGGACAAGAGTTCATTGGAGTggagcaacagcagcagtatGCTCAAGGAGAGGCTCAATCAAATGGGATGGAGGATATGTTGACGATGGGGGATGAAAGTCCCTTTGAAAACGAATTACAAAGAGT AATATCGAACACCTCCCACCCTTCGCAGTATCCTTCGAGAACAACTTCACCTTTTCCTCAACAATCACAGTCCAATACAGTCCCGACTTCGACAGGTAACCATGTGCGGACAGAATCTTTTCCTGCTTCACGATCGCCAAGCCCGTTTCCACCTCAACAGGCATCTCAAACAGAAGCGCCCAATCATGTCGTTTCACCTCCAAGCATGGGGCAGCCCACTTATCCTCGtgcatcctcttcaccacGTACCAACCCTAACTCTCCATTTTTCAACAAACCGCAATCGCCTCCAGCTCTCATCATTCCCAATTCTCCTGTTCTCCCCAGTATTGTGACTCAATCCACATCAAACAATCACTCCAAAGGATTGAATCAGTCGCACACAAGACATGCTAATAATGGCGCTGGAGGATTATTTCCGCCGTCAAATCCAGCATTAGAACATTTGACTGGCATGGCGGGTATCAGCCCTATTGCACCCAATGCAGATGGACCGATGATCTGTATCCAGCCCAGTACACCGATAAGTGGATTGAAGGAAGGCAGAGGCTTATTTGATGCTGCTCTTCGTCGGGCTGGAGGTGCTCAGAGACAAGGACcgcaaggacaaggagagaGTCAACAGGATCAGCAGCAAGACGGTTTCAACGTTCCACCTCCACAATCGCACCCTTTACCACGgacatcatcttcagatCAGATCAATCAGGATGTAGAAATGCAAGGCATGGATTTTGCGGCGCAGATGCAGTCATACGAACAACAAGGCTGGGCTAGCGATACCTTGCGAATAGCAGGACCGAGCCGCCCACGAGCCAAATCTGATTCCATCATACCATCTCCTACGGCTGATTCATTTGATCGACAAGCGTTCCTCGCGTTCATCGGCGCAGGTAATGCTCAACCGCCCCCTTCGAATGTTGAGATGCAGCCTGGATATGTTGATGTCTCAGAGCAATGGCGCAATACTGTGAGCGCATGGAAGGCCGGCCTGGGAGGAGGCGAGCTCAGCAGCCAGCCTACGCTTGATCCGAGATTATTGCCAGGAAGGGAGAGCAATGAAGCGGTGTATCAGCAGCTGCTCATGCAGCAGCAGACTGGACAGTTGCCTAGACTCGATCCCGACCAATTGCATCAGCTCACTCAAATAGAGGCTCAACGCGCTCGCTTCTCTCTGAACACGAACGTAGCTCCTCCCAAGTATGAACCTGGCGAGTTCTCACCGACATCTATGGCATTCTATCAATCGATGGGGTTATATCCTCATGCAACTCCTGAAATGTCCGGTACTGTATCAGCCCCATGGTCACAGACTGCATTCGGTCAGGTTCCTGGACCGGGCCTGGTTGGTCACCCCGCGACAGCCGGACCCGCACAGCAACATTTCCTTACTCCCACTCTGTCTCATGCAACCGTTCGCCGTCGCTCATTTGGCGGTGGGGAACACCCTGCTATGGGGGCAGGAACACCTGGATACGGTATGGAGTTTAGTTCGCCATTCATGGGTAAATCGGTTGGTCAAATTAGGGGCGTGAATATGGGACATAGGCGAGCTGCGAGGAGCGAAGAttttggaagaggtggtaCAGGGTGGGGAGTGGGAGCGGGTGGCTCAAC CGCCGAGTTCTTGCAAAGTATTACAGGCGACGATGGTTCATTGCTTCCCCCCTCCAATCGAGGTCATGCAATGTCCCACTCTCGGCattcatcaacatcttcaatACGCTCCGCATCACCCGCTTTATCTATATCTTCTCAAGgctcatccttctctcaccATTCACCACGCATGGACATGCCAGACAGTATGTACCCTGGTCATCCAATCATCGCACCAGCTACGCCACTTCAAGTTTCTGGACTGTATGAAGAGCAGCAGGCGCCAGCACGAGTggcaaagatgaaggtcaCCAGTGTAGCGACAGAAGTGGCCAGCACGAGTCGAAGGACGAATAGTGGGATCTTCAAATGTCCGG TGCCTGGATGCGGAAGTACGTTTACAAGGCATTTTAATCTCAAGGGACATCTGAGATCGCACAACGATGAACGGCCGTTTAAGTGTCTTTACGAAGGTTGCCCCAAAG CATCTTGTCTAGCTATCGTCGGTTTCGCCAGACAACATGATTGTAAACGACACATGCTTCTGCATGAGGGTTTGCGACTATTTGAATGTGAAGGATGTGGAAAGAAGTTTGCTCGTCTTGACGCTTTGACCCGACATC ATAAATCTGAACAAGGTCAAGAATGTGCTATCACACACCCATTACCTACCAATTTTGATGGCTCACCTATGTCTGAGTCTCAATACAAGACGTACAAGGGCATCAAGTCTACTCCCGAAGGTAGCGGCAGACGGCAAAGTTCAACAGCAAGTGGTAGTGGCAGTGGGAGCGGCAAAAAGCggtcgaagaagagtgaaACGAGTGAAGAGGATTAA